A window of the bacterium genome harbors these coding sequences:
- a CDS encoding cytochrome c maturation protein CcmE: MKNKYIFGGIIIAVFLVLMGYLFTQSNIEYVDDFNKVMSTEKSVKATGSWVKEKNYQIDNQNKTFSFMMSDHNGNQMKVIYEGSIPNNFESATSVVVTGKYQNGYFHAKDILTKCPSKYEEQTANSSL, encoded by the coding sequence ATGAAAAATAAATATATATTCGGGGGAATTATTATTGCAGTATTTCTTGTGTTGATGGGGTATTTATTCACTCAGAGTAATATTGAATATGTTGACGATTTCAATAAAGTAATGTCAACTGAAAAATCAGTAAAAGCAACGGGCAGCTGGGTGAAAGAAAAGAACTATCAGATTGACAATCAAAATAAAACCTTCTCCTTTATGATGAGCGATCATAATGGAAACCAGATGAAAGTAATTTACGAAGGATCAATACCTAACAATTTCGAAAGTGCCACCAGTGTTGTTGTAACCGGTAAATATCAGAATGGGTACTTTCACGCCAAAGACATTCTAACTAAATGTCCAAGTAAATACGAAGAGCAAACGGCGAACTCTTCGTTGTAA
- a CDS encoding rhodanese-like domain-containing protein: MMKFHLQILIALLIIFSSCVEDNITPPLTGELNPTAEMLVYFESKGDFVNSNSAPALIDAQEVYSNLANYLIIDLRSSADFNAGHIESAVNILDDSLYNFIKTIDAISYSKIILVSKNGQSSAYFTCLLRLAGYNNVYSMKYGMAAWNQFFADNWFSALSDAVNISSYTNEDFPRNELTDLPSVTFENPDASLPDRVNARIKKIIEEGFYYTDNLPSESTHYIVCYGKMRLYYARKFIILEGRGHPPGARLYMDKPDFEFKSGKYLQSLPNNQPICIYDYDGQQSACMTAYLRVLGYDVTSLLFGANQLFYSRMMDEPDLMEYAFSSLKINNFPYVTGE; encoded by the coding sequence ATGATGAAATTTCATTTACAAATATTAATCGCACTTCTAATAATATTCAGCAGTTGTGTTGAAGATAACATCACTCCACCGCTCACTGGTGAATTAAATCCAACTGCAGAAATGCTGGTTTACTTTGAATCAAAGGGTGATTTTGTAAACAGTAATTCAGCTCCAGCACTGATCGATGCACAGGAAGTTTATTCAAACTTAGCAAATTATCTTATTATTGATTTAAGAAGTTCTGCTGATTTCAATGCTGGTCATATCGAAAGTGCGGTAAATATTTTAGATGATAGCCTTTATAATTTTATAAAAACTATCGATGCCATCTCATATTCAAAAATAATTTTAGTCAGCAAGAACGGACAAAGTTCAGCATACTTCACCTGCCTGCTACGATTAGCTGGATACAATAATGTTTACTCGATGAAATATGGAATGGCTGCATGGAACCAGTTTTTTGCAGATAATTGGTTTAGTGCCTTGAGTGACGCAGTGAACATTTCGTCGTATACAAATGAGGATTTTCCAAGAAATGAATTGACTGATTTGCCGTCAGTAACATTTGAAAATCCCGATGCATCACTTCCGGATAGAGTCAATGCTCGAATAAAAAAAATTATTGAAGAAGGGTTTTACTACACGGATAATCTTCCATCAGAGAGTACTCATTATATAGTTTGCTACGGCAAAATGAGATTGTACTATGCTCGCAAATTTATAATTCTCGAAGGCAGAGGACATCCACCTGGTGCAAGGCTGTATATGGACAAGCCCGACTTTGAATTTAAAAGCGGCAAATACCTCCAATCATTGCCAAATAATCAGCCAATCTGTATTTATGATTACGATGGACAGCAAAGTGCCTGCATGACTGCATATTTAAGAGTACTAGGTTATGATGTTACTTCCCTGCTTTTTGGGGCTAATCAATTATTTTACAGCAGGATGATGGATGAACCGGATTTAATGGAGTATGCCTTCTCTTCCTTAAAGATTAATAATTTTCCTTACGTTACAGGAGAATGA
- a CDS encoding VCBS repeat-containing protein has product MNLDGIPDIIYTINNRIEIVFGDYRSEFKNKISLKIEGEPASVQIGDFNSDKVPDIAYLILNNSLNIIFGKDGQQFYESVPYLKNASIISFTRSRFASAFELACLTSSGELTLLSSRIFNPSDIKISLGVSAGAVTKFDYDNDGNDDIAFVDENDRSLKLLVNNNSGIPSKYYSIPLAEAHTEIKVDEFFKFRKIFYCYSEDAPLLEVFRYNFNTDKISRKQLYAPGEILDVYFQRIDSSFVNIFVLYNKKSKMYLGKFENKDVSITFKEYPVIDRNVTEAELFVMDEPVIYYWKSENNTFEFKTVRIKTGPNVEKTNLRVSNSIDTKVNLYGADQFDNEYPFVASLVQSEMENYLVVVSADKISISKKINESIGNEKPEFGKAFFGETSIKGINNFTVNSINDNYIYKLVYRQTDNTYLLNQMFPAENVSDYLFARLNKKNYFLVYSNKEENCISIRSLKK; this is encoded by the coding sequence TTGAACCTGGATGGTATTCCGGACATTATCTATACAATCAATAATCGCATAGAAATTGTATTTGGTGATTATCGATCAGAATTTAAAAACAAAATCTCATTAAAGATTGAAGGCGAACCTGCTTCGGTTCAAATCGGAGATTTCAACAGTGATAAAGTCCCTGATATTGCTTATCTAATCCTGAATAATTCATTGAATATTATTTTTGGGAAAGACGGCCAGCAATTTTATGAGTCGGTTCCATATCTGAAAAATGCATCAATAATATCATTCACCAGATCAAGATTCGCTTCTGCATTCGAACTTGCTTGCCTTACCTCTTCTGGTGAACTGACTCTACTCAGCTCAAGAATTTTTAATCCCTCTGATATAAAAATCTCACTCGGTGTTAGCGCTGGAGCTGTTACAAAGTTTGATTATGACAATGATGGTAACGATGATATTGCCTTTGTTGATGAAAATGATAGATCTTTGAAATTGCTTGTAAACAATAATTCGGGGATTCCTTCAAAGTATTATTCTATTCCGTTGGCAGAAGCTCATACCGAAATAAAAGTCGATGAGTTTTTCAAATTCCGGAAAATTTTTTATTGCTATTCAGAAGATGCTCCTTTACTGGAAGTCTTTAGATACAACTTTAACACCGATAAAATATCCAGAAAGCAGCTGTATGCACCTGGTGAAATTCTTGATGTTTATTTTCAGAGGATTGACAGTTCATTTGTAAACATTTTTGTTCTTTATAATAAAAAATCAAAAATGTATTTAGGCAAATTTGAAAATAAAGATGTCAGTATAACATTTAAGGAATATCCTGTTATTGACAGGAATGTAACTGAGGCTGAATTGTTTGTAATGGATGAGCCGGTAATATATTATTGGAAATCTGAGAATAATACTTTTGAATTCAAAACGGTAAGAATTAAAACAGGTCCAAATGTGGAAAAGACAAACTTGCGTGTTTCGAATTCAATTGACACGAAAGTTAATCTTTATGGTGCTGATCAATTTGACAATGAATATCCATTTGTAGCAAGTCTGGTTCAAAGCGAGATGGAAAATTATCTGGTTGTAGTGTCAGCAGATAAAATTAGCATATCAAAAAAGATCAATGAATCCATTGGAAATGAAAAGCCGGAATTTGGAAAAGCATTTTTTGGTGAAACTTCAATCAAAGGGATAAATAATTTTACGGTAAATAGTATTAATGATAATTATATTTACAAACTTGTTTATCGTCAAACAGATAATACATACTTGCTGAACCAGATGTTCCCCGCAGAAAATGTTTCAGATTATTTGTTCGCAAGATTGAATAAGAAAAATTATTTTTTAGTTTATTCTAATAAGGAAGAAAATTGTATATCAATTCGCTCATTAAAAAAATAG
- a CDS encoding ABC transporter ATP-binding protein, translating into MSNYSIQSQNLSKLFGRRLIFRDINFHWTGNGIFGISGPNGSGKSTLVKIVAGLIAPSSGKIIHKNSGGEIIPEKLHNHIGFVSPYLVLYEEFSAWENLQIFAKVRGVSFNEKRVNDYLSQFLLDNRKNDLVKTYSSGMKQRLKFIFALMHFPEVLIFDEPTSNLDEEGKKVVYNIVREEGKTRIVIIASNEVKDLELCNEVLLLEKFK; encoded by the coding sequence ATGAGTAATTACTCAATCCAATCTCAAAATCTTTCCAAGCTGTTCGGACGCAGATTAATTTTCAGAGATATTAATTTTCACTGGACAGGGAATGGCATTTTCGGCATTTCAGGACCGAACGGTTCAGGCAAATCGACTCTTGTAAAAATTGTCGCTGGGTTAATTGCTCCATCATCAGGAAAAATCATTCATAAAAATTCAGGCGGTGAAATAATTCCAGAAAAGCTTCACAATCATATCGGGTTTGTATCTCCATACCTGGTTTTGTACGAAGAATTTTCTGCCTGGGAGAATTTGCAAATATTTGCAAAAGTTCGCGGTGTTAGTTTTAATGAGAAAAGAGTGAATGATTATCTTTCACAGTTTCTTCTTGATAACAGAAAAAATGATCTTGTAAAAACTTATTCATCAGGGATGAAGCAAAGACTTAAATTTATTTTTGCGCTAATGCATTTTCCCGAAGTTTTGATTTTTGATGAACCGACTTCCAACCTTGATGAAGAAGGAAAGAAAGTAGTTTATAATATCGTTCGTGAAGAAGGAAAAACAAGAATCGTGATTATCGCTTCCAATGAAGTTAAAGATTTAGAATTATGCAATGAAGTTTTGCTGCTGGAGAAATTTAAATGA
- a CDS encoding DUF4249 family protein: protein MYKKLKLFFVLILISLSACENEELVNPEFSYEEYVVVQAEIQANRYFPAVRFTKTLPLGVPYRIEDAELKNVIAYIKRNGIQIIPLIYTSKGLYQPLEDFFVVEGETYELFAMYNDTYIYSITQVPYKPELTNVYYNSSGHNLNATVSSKAGEVYAAIWIVTTTPSAKADDYFAVTSAIPGTDVIATTSTIPEEYRGGNYSGLRYIQVNSFDQSFKDYFNTRTAGSQINDPYVQGGGEITWNVHGDKVIGMFIGVSKGIPELVF, encoded by the coding sequence ATGTATAAAAAATTAAAACTATTCTTTGTGCTAATATTGATTTCTCTTTCGGCATGTGAAAACGAAGAATTGGTTAATCCTGAATTTAGTTATGAAGAATACGTAGTCGTTCAGGCAGAAATCCAGGCAAACAGATATTTCCCTGCCGTTCGATTTACTAAAACTCTTCCATTAGGAGTTCCATACAGAATTGAAGACGCTGAACTGAAAAACGTGATTGCGTATATTAAGCGAAATGGTATTCAAATTATTCCTTTAATTTATACAAGTAAGGGTCTCTATCAACCATTGGAAGATTTTTTTGTTGTTGAAGGAGAAACGTATGAATTATTTGCGATGTACAACGATACTTATATTTACAGCATAACGCAGGTTCCATACAAACCGGAACTCACGAACGTCTACTACAATTCAAGCGGCCATAATCTCAACGCAACGGTTTCATCAAAAGCTGGAGAAGTTTACGCTGCAATTTGGATTGTCACCACAACTCCGTCAGCAAAAGCCGATGACTATTTTGCCGTCACCTCAGCTATTCCAGGTACTGATGTGATTGCTACAACTTCCACCATTCCGGAAGAATACAGAGGCGGTAACTATTCAGGTTTGCGGTACATCCAGGTAAATTCTTTCGATCAGTCTTTCAAAGATTATTTTAATACCAGAACTGCAGGCAGCCAGATTAATGATCCCTATGTTCAGGGAGGCGGTGAGATAACCTGGAATGTTCACGGAGATAAAGTGATTGGTATGTTTATCGGAGTATCAAAGGGAATTCCTGAACTGGTATTTTAA
- the ccsA gene encoding cytochrome c biogenesis protein CcsA encodes MIWKILLFLLLAFVSIAGIAFPIVEKPSAWYEFPFIPGLEENAKIIFFHVPTAWLTVIAFLMSTIFSFRYLRTKNLDEDAKAHSAAQLGMIFCILATVTGAVWAKFAWGQFWSWDPRQTSIFAILLIYGALFALRSSIESEDKRATLSAVYSLIAFVTVPFFIFIMPRIMKGLHPGSADDSNAGPVIDFQMNSNMQLIFFLSMIGFTILYFWMWRVGYRSIIIKDKLDKKLMSPITGQGG; translated from the coding sequence ATGATCTGGAAAATTCTCTTATTCTTACTTTTAGCATTTGTATCAATAGCAGGAATTGCATTTCCAATTGTTGAGAAACCAAGCGCCTGGTACGAATTTCCGTTCATCCCCGGGTTGGAGGAAAATGCGAAAATTATATTCTTTCACGTACCAACCGCATGGCTTACCGTAATTGCATTTTTAATGTCCACTATTTTTAGTTTCAGATATTTACGCACTAAAAATCTTGATGAAGACGCAAAAGCACATTCAGCAGCACAGCTTGGAATGATCTTCTGCATTCTTGCTACTGTTACCGGTGCGGTTTGGGCAAAGTTCGCGTGGGGACAATTCTGGAGCTGGGATCCAAGACAAACAAGCATCTTTGCTATTCTTTTAATTTACGGAGCTCTTTTTGCTCTTCGTTCTTCAATTGAATCTGAAGACAAACGCGCAACACTATCTGCAGTCTATTCATTGATTGCATTTGTAACGGTTCCATTTTTTATTTTCATAATGCCAAGAATAATGAAAGGACTTCATCCTGGCTCAGCAGATGATTCAAATGCTGGACCGGTAATTGATTTTCAAATGAATTCAAATATGCAGCTAATCTTTTTCCTTTCGATGATTGGATTTACTATTCTATATTTCTGGATGTGGCGTGTTGGTTATCGATCAATAATTATTAAAGATAAGCTTGATAAAAAATTAATGAGCCCAATTACAGGGCAGGGAGGATAA
- the bamD gene encoding outer membrane protein assembly factor BamD has translation MRKYLLIFTSILMVIWGCSSTRDLSDLSPDDRIKYAITLFEDEDYEDAATELEALLLQYPGSSIVDDAQYYLGMCRFYREEYILAAYEFSKLIKNMPASEFVSNAQFMLAESYYELSPDYTLDQKYTRKAIEEYQAFVDFFPLNEKVGEAETKIKEMNDKLGRKEYTIATIYEKMDYYTASLKYYDSVVETYHDTQYAPMALYRKIKLLMDREREDEALKEMKKFVRMYPEDKNFQEVDDLRNTLESKLKGGFSSN, from the coding sequence ATGAGAAAATATCTATTAATATTTACATCAATTTTGATGGTCATTTGGGGGTGTAGTTCAACTCGTGATCTTAGCGATTTGTCACCTGATGACCGGATTAAATACGCAATCACTTTATTTGAAGATGAGGATTATGAAGATGCTGCTACCGAGCTTGAAGCTTTGCTTCTCCAGTATCCGGGCAGCAGTATTGTTGACGATGCACAATATTATCTTGGTATGTGCAGATTTTATCGCGAGGAATACATACTTGCAGCATACGAGTTCAGTAAATTGATTAAAAACATGCCTGCAAGTGAATTTGTTTCCAATGCTCAGTTCATGCTCGCCGAAAGTTATTATGAGCTTTCTCCCGATTATACTCTCGATCAAAAATATACCAGGAAAGCAATCGAAGAGTATCAGGCATTTGTTGATTTTTTCCCGCTGAATGAAAAAGTAGGTGAAGCAGAGACAAAGATTAAAGAAATGAATGATAAGCTTGGACGAAAAGAGTATACAATCGCAACCATCTATGAAAAGATGGATTACTACACAGCGTCACTAAAATATTATGATTCAGTAGTCGAGACTTATCATGATACACAATATGCACCGATGGCATTATACAGGAAAATTAAACTGCTGATGGATAGAGAAAGAGAAGATGAAGCGTTGAAAGAAATGAAAAAGTTTGTTCGGATGTATCCTGAAGATAAAAATTTTCAGGAGGTTGATGATTTAAGAAATACGCTTGAATCAAAATTAAAGGGGGGATTTTCCTCTAATTAA
- a CDS encoding CcmD family protein translates to MIIVLIVWVGIFFYMFALDKRLKTIEKELSGDKK, encoded by the coding sequence ATGATTATTGTTCTCATTGTTTGGGTAGGAATATTTTTTTATATGTTCGCCCTCGATAAAAGATTAAAAACTATTGAAAAAGAATTAAGTGGAGATAAAAAATGA
- the ccsA gene encoding cytochrome c biogenesis protein CcsA, translated as MIGSIILTLALAFSIISMIMYFLNYRGYKNTLNYGRIAYHGMAVLVISASVYLWYAILTHQYQYNYIYSYSNNDLRNLGVFQLASSFWGGQEGSFMLWLLMTAIVGVILQSYTSKRGDLEPRVMAVFTLATSFLLVMVSPWFKNPFEYIWVHPVFVKIEHINSQFFNLPFIQQFFFTDQSTNQGFIQVNKELAGLLSQAGVSLNDFITDGRGLNPQLLNFWMQIHPPILFAGFSMATVPFAFAIAAMMKNDYKDWVRQAFPWMLAGMGVLGLGIMLGGYWAYEMLGWGGYWAWDPVENSSLIPWLVGVAAIHTLLVQKRSQAQGGIGKYAKTNLLLSVMTYVFVLYSTFLTRSGVLGDASVHSFVDPGMIVYLFLVLFIGTFTLLGLGMIAFRWKTLNENIRDDESILSRELALFTAMIVLIASAIIVLAGTSAPLFGTSVDTAFYNEMHLPLAIIIMFLNGISLLIKWQRSDLNELIKKSTYSAAGAVLFTIMLVIFGGVREIMIIILSLTTSFALFVNLDIAIKIVKGNLKMLGAYVAHIGIALFILGVIGSAVYSKEVTVDLVKGKPASAFGYEMTFTGYNLIANNTKYAFNINVKKGNSQYNIAPIMYRSDFNNSIVREPAILTLLTKDIYFAPLGYDEGGQSQTQHSHNHISLEKGGSTEFEGAKITFTKFNLGAETMQAMSEGKDFQMGAVLEIEKDGKKVEIELLRKQTSGKVEFTSFESKEMNLKIELENLSAGNIDLALTPLDGSETENASVQTTTAEILSVSASIKPFVNLVWAGVAIMVIGFFIAMTRRLKESKIIS; from the coding sequence ATGATAGGAAGTATTATACTCACACTTGCGCTTGCATTCAGCATTATCTCTATGATAATGTACTTTCTTAATTACCGGGGGTATAAAAACACTCTAAATTATGGAAGGATTGCTTACCATGGGATGGCTGTTCTGGTTATCTCTGCATCCGTTTATTTATGGTATGCAATTCTTACTCATCAATATCAGTATAATTACATCTACAGTTACAGTAATAACGACTTAAGAAATCTTGGAGTTTTTCAACTTGCTTCTTCCTTTTGGGGTGGTCAGGAAGGAAGTTTCATGTTATGGCTATTAATGACTGCAATCGTCGGAGTAATTCTTCAGTCATATACTTCTAAAAGAGGTGACCTCGAACCGCGTGTAATGGCTGTATTCACTCTGGCAACATCATTCTTACTAGTTATGGTTTCGCCCTGGTTCAAAAATCCATTTGAGTATATCTGGGTTCATCCGGTGTTTGTAAAAATCGAACACATAAATTCTCAGTTTTTTAATCTTCCGTTTATTCAGCAATTTTTCTTCACGGATCAAAGCACTAATCAGGGATTCATTCAGGTAAATAAAGAGCTCGCAGGTTTACTATCTCAGGCCGGTGTTTCACTAAATGATTTCATTACCGATGGAAGAGGACTGAATCCGCAGCTTCTGAATTTCTGGATGCAGATACATCCGCCGATATTGTTTGCCGGATTTTCTATGGCTACAGTTCCATTCGCTTTTGCAATTGCCGCAATGATGAAGAATGACTATAAAGATTGGGTAAGACAAGCATTTCCATGGATGCTCGCCGGAATGGGAGTGCTAGGTTTAGGAATAATGCTCGGCGGCTATTGGGCTTATGAAATGCTTGGATGGGGAGGTTACTGGGCATGGGATCCTGTGGAAAATTCAAGCTTGATTCCCTGGCTTGTTGGAGTTGCAGCTATTCATACTTTACTCGTTCAAAAGAGAAGTCAGGCACAGGGAGGAATTGGTAAATATGCAAAGACGAATTTGTTATTAAGTGTTATGACTTATGTTTTCGTTTTATATAGCACATTCTTAACAAGAAGCGGTGTACTCGGCGATGCATCTGTACACTCATTTGTTGATCCGGGAATGATCGTATATCTCTTCCTTGTTTTATTCATAGGCACATTCACACTTCTTGGTTTAGGTATGATTGCATTCAGATGGAAAACATTAAATGAAAATATCAGAGACGACGAAAGTATTCTTTCAAGGGAACTAGCACTTTTTACTGCAATGATTGTATTGATCGCATCAGCGATAATAGTACTTGCCGGAACATCCGCACCACTATTTGGGACCTCCGTCGATACAGCATTCTATAATGAAATGCATCTCCCTCTCGCTATTATCATAATGTTTCTCAATGGTATAAGTCTGCTAATCAAATGGCAAAGATCAGATTTGAATGAATTGATAAAGAAATCAACTTACTCTGCAGCCGGTGCAGTTTTATTTACAATTATGCTTGTGATTTTTGGTGGCGTAAGAGAGATTATGATAATTATTCTATCACTCACTACCTCATTCGCATTATTTGTAAATCTGGACATTGCGATAAAAATAGTAAAGGGTAACTTAAAAATGCTCGGTGCATATGTGGCTCATATTGGAATCGCGTTATTCATTCTTGGTGTGATTGGCTCGGCAGTTTACAGCAAAGAAGTTACAGTTGATCTTGTAAAAGGCAAGCCAGCATCTGCATTTGGTTATGAAATGACTTTTACGGGCTACAACTTAATTGCAAACAATACCAAGTATGCATTTAACATAAATGTTAAGAAAGGTAACTCACAATACAATATTGCCCCAATAATGTACAGAAGTGATTTTAACAACAGCATAGTCCGTGAGCCAGCTATTCTTACTCTTCTTACAAAAGACATTTATTTTGCTCCTTTAGGTTATGATGAAGGTGGACAAAGTCAGACTCAGCATTCACATAATCACATCTCTTTGGAGAAAGGCGGTTCAACAGAATTTGAAGGAGCGAAAATTACATTCACGAAATTCAACTTGGGTGCCGAAACTATGCAGGCAATGAGCGAAGGAAAAGATTTTCAAATGGGTGCCGTACTCGAGATTGAAAAAGACGGTAAGAAAGTCGAGATTGAACTTTTACGAAAGCAGACCAGCGGGAAGGTAGAATTCACTTCCTTCGAATCAAAAGAAATGAATTTGAAAATTGAATTGGAAAACCTTTCAGCTGGAAATATTGATCTTGCATTAACTCCTCTCGACGGTTCTGAAACTGAAAATGCATCTGTTCAAACTACAACAGCAGAAATCTTAAGCGTTTCCGCCAGCATAAAACCATTTGTAAATCTTGTATGGGCTGGCGTTGCAATAATGGTGATCGGTTTCTTTATTGCGATGACGAGAAGATTGAAAGAATCGAAGATTATTTCCTGA
- the tnpA gene encoding IS200/IS605 family transposase: MPYTRIWIHLIWSTKNREKLINKELKQILLQHIKQNARLKDIFIDTINCVQDHIHLLISLGREQTISKIVMLIKGESSNWINKNKFTNIKFEWQDEYIAVSVSESQVAKVQDYIKNQEEHHSLKSFAEEYNLFLKKHNFG, encoded by the coding sequence ATGCCATATACGAGAATCTGGATACATTTAATATGGTCAACGAAGAATAGAGAAAAGCTTATCAACAAAGAATTAAAGCAAATTCTTTTGCAACACATTAAGCAAAACGCCAGATTAAAAGATATTTTTATAGATACAATAAATTGCGTTCAAGATCATATTCACTTGTTGATATCACTTGGAAGAGAGCAGACAATCAGTAAAATTGTAATGTTAATTAAAGGTGAATCATCAAATTGGATTAATAAGAACAAATTCACGAATATAAAATTTGAATGGCAGGATGAATATATCGCAGTATCAGTAAGCGAATCTCAAGTCGCTAAAGTACAAGATTATATTAAAAATCAAGAGGAGCACCATAGTCTTAAATCTTTTGCAGAAGAATATAATTTATTTCTCAAGAAACATAATTTTGGCTAA
- a CDS encoding acyl-CoA thioesterase, with protein MNGRKVSESQITMTELVLPHHTNQLGNLLGGQLMHWIDICAALSAAKHNGRICVTAAVDRIDFHHPVKLGDAVTLVSSVNRVFNTSMEVGVKVFAQSFKEGTVKHTNSAYLTFVSVDSEGKPVKAIEALPETNEQKRRFNEALTRRDNRLKNRSVDK; from the coding sequence ATGAATGGCAGGAAAGTAAGCGAATCGCAGATTACAATGACCGAGCTGGTTCTTCCTCACCATACAAACCAGCTGGGTAATCTCCTTGGGGGACAATTGATGCATTGGATTGACATTTGTGCAGCACTGAGTGCTGCTAAACATAACGGTAGAATATGTGTTACCGCTGCTGTCGACAGAATAGATTTTCACCATCCTGTTAAACTTGGTGACGCCGTAACCCTGGTATCTTCCGTTAACAGAGTTTTTAATACTTCAATGGAAGTTGGAGTAAAAGTATTTGCACAATCATTTAAAGAGGGCACGGTGAAGCATACCAATTCGGCTTACCTTACTTTTGTATCAGTTGATTCAGAAGGTAAACCGGTAAAAGCAATAGAAGCTTTACCAGAAACAAATGAACAGAAAAGAAGATTTAATGAGGCGCTTACCAGGAGAGACAACAGACTCAAAAACCGCTCTGTTGATAAATAG
- a CDS encoding heme exporter protein CcmB, with protein sequence MITQAYALFKKDFHSELRTRYAINSLAMFIIVAISVILFSIGNETITESLTAGLFWVVIFFTAMSGLSRAFVSEEERGTTLTLQLIASPTTVFSGKLIFNLILVFCMNLVIALLYSALFEKFVVQNFSLFLLTFILGNIGLAVASTIIAAIIAKAGAKGTLYPVLSFPILLPLILTCVQLTLFSFDGTSFEESQFEIAIVVGYDVIMFTASYMLFDFIWKD encoded by the coding sequence ATGATAACCCAAGCATACGCACTATTCAAAAAAGATTTTCATTCAGAACTGCGAACACGCTACGCGATCAATTCACTGGCGATGTTCATCATCGTGGCGATTAGTGTAATTCTTTTTTCAATTGGAAATGAAACTATAACCGAAAGTCTTACAGCAGGACTTTTCTGGGTGGTTATTTTTTTCACAGCGATGTCTGGTCTTTCAAGAGCATTTGTCTCTGAAGAAGAACGCGGAACAACATTAACACTTCAGCTAATTGCTTCTCCAACAACTGTGTTTTCAGGTAAGCTGATTTTTAACTTGATACTCGTCTTCTGCATGAACCTGGTAATCGCTCTTCTTTATTCAGCTTTATTCGAAAAATTTGTTGTACAAAATTTCTCTCTCTTTTTATTGACCTTTATTTTGGGAAATATTGGACTTGCGGTTGCATCCACGATAATCGCTGCAATTATTGCAAAAGCCGGTGCAAAAGGCACTCTCTATCCGGTTCTTTCCTTTCCGATTTTATTACCTTTGATTCTTACCTGTGTTCAATTAACTTTGTTCTCGTTTGATGGTACAAGCTTTGAAGAATCTCAATTTGAAATAGCAATTGTTGTTGGTTACGACGTAATTATGTTTACTGCATCTTATATGCTGTTCGATTTTATCTGGAAAGATTAG